A window of the Terriglobia bacterium genome harbors these coding sequences:
- a CDS encoding DUF1552 domain-containing protein, with the protein MFITKKHLSRRTFLRGAGVTVALPFLESMLPAQTPLARSAAMPKPRLSCIYIPHGATMDHWTPAVEGKGFEFTEILKPLEPYRDYVNVITGLCHPQAGPTDGEDSGGALDHNRAVAVFLTGSHPKKGAQSRVGVSLDQLIAEKTGQDTPLPSIELSIEESTLSSDAGFSGAYRNTVAWKSPTVPLPMENSPQIVFERLFGDGSTDAERRARREQSISLLDSVTKQVAGLQKELPPSDRARLDQYLEEVREIERRIQKAAQQTKPDVALPEAPVGIPDDFEEHLKLMFDLQVLAWQAGITRVSTLLYSHETSGTVYPKSGIRDGFHNASHHSNNRKNMDQFAVLNRYHVNTLTYFFDKLKKTPDGDGSLLDHSLVLYGSTLSDGNQHNHDPLPVFLVGGASGQIQGGRHIKVAPHTPMANLLLAVLNKFGVQQDKFGDSTGIVAL; encoded by the coding sequence ATGTTCATTACAAAGAAACATCTGTCCCGCAGAACATTTCTTCGCGGCGCCGGCGTCACCGTCGCATTGCCGTTTCTGGAATCCATGCTGCCGGCGCAGACGCCGCTGGCGAGGTCCGCGGCGATGCCGAAACCACGGCTGTCCTGCATCTACATTCCGCATGGCGCGACGATGGATCACTGGACGCCCGCGGTGGAAGGCAAGGGCTTCGAGTTCACCGAAATTCTCAAGCCGCTCGAGCCGTACCGGGACTACGTCAACGTGATCACCGGCCTCTGTCATCCGCAGGCCGGACCGACCGACGGCGAAGACAGCGGCGGCGCCCTCGATCACAACCGCGCCGTGGCCGTATTTCTTACCGGCTCGCATCCGAAGAAAGGCGCGCAGTCCCGCGTCGGCGTCTCGCTGGATCAGTTGATCGCGGAGAAAACCGGCCAGGATACGCCGCTGCCGTCGATTGAACTCTCGATCGAGGAGTCCACTCTCAGCAGTGATGCCGGATTCAGCGGCGCCTATCGCAACACCGTCGCCTGGAAGTCGCCGACCGTGCCGCTTCCGATGGAGAACAGCCCGCAAATCGTTTTTGAGCGGCTATTCGGCGATGGCAGCACCGACGCCGAACGGCGCGCGCGCCGCGAACAGTCGATCAGCCTGCTCGATTCCGTGACGAAGCAGGTCGCCGGACTCCAGAAGGAACTGCCTCCATCCGATCGCGCCCGGCTCGATCAATATCTCGAAGAAGTCCGCGAGATCGAGCGCCGTATCCAGAAAGCCGCGCAACAGACGAAGCCGGATGTCGCACTGCCCGAAGCTCCGGTCGGCATACCCGACGATTTCGAAGAACACCTCAAGCTCATGTTCGACCTGCAGGTCCTCGCCTGGCAGGCCGGGATCACACGTGTCTCGACGCTGCTGTATTCGCACGAAACCAGCGGAACCGTTTATCCGAAGAGCGGTATTCGAGACGGCTTCCATAACGCGTCGCACCACTCGAACAATCGGAAGAATATGGATCAGTTTGCGGTTCTGAACCGGTATCACGTGAACACGCTGACCTATTTCTTCGACAAACTGAAGAAGACTCCGGACGGCGACGGCTCACTGCTTGATCATTCGCTGGTTCTCTACGGCAGCACTTTGAGCGACGGCAACCAGCACAATCACGATCCGTTGCCCGTCTTCCTGGTGGGCGGAGCGTCGGGACAGATTCAGGGCGGACGCCACATCAAAGTCGCGCCGCATACGCCGATGGCAAATCTCCTGCTCGCTGTGTTGAATAAATTCGGTGTTCAGCAGGACAAGTTCGGCGACAGCACCGGCATCGTGGCACTCTGA
- a CDS encoding DUF1592 domain-containing protein: protein MNKKVLPIGAALLSGLVLFGQTTPTRAPISAPTAETVAAKRALLDQYCVTCHNDKTKRANLTLEKLDLATAGDHAELWEKVIRKLRAGVMPPPGVRRPPLKEYEGLRDFLESEVDRKALGRTNPGSVILHRLNRTEYANVIHDLLDIDIDPAAYLPSDDAARGFDNVAGSLTISPTLLEAYTTAATRIARMAVGYWKSPASASYIAPGDTSQNEHIEGLPFGTRGGLLVTHNFPADGEYKFEVQNFGLGKYNPGEKIEILIDNERVDVFDYVGVGLSQGMQADNDGAIELTVPIRAGSHKVGVTFLATNYRPTLDLIKQYERKSLENNSIPQLQYYPAIGFLRIQGPFEASRPENSRSMRKLLICHPATAAQEEPCAKQVLTALARRAFRRPIDAQDMESLMSFYDDGRKAGTFEDGIELALRRVLTSPQFLVRAEKEPVNLAVGKAYRISDLELASRLSFFLWSSIPDDQLINLAAQNRLSNPVVLEQQVKRMLADPKSEALVTNFADQLLYLRNLAATSPDGVHYPDWDDELRKGFRRETELLFESVMHEDRNVVDLLTANYTFVNERLAKHYGIPNIYGGQFRRVTLGPDMDYRRGLLGQGSFLSVTWVQNFRTSPVKRGVWVLENILGTPPPEPPPNVPPLEDSVAGADHILTLREQMTIHRKNEPCASCHKLMDPIGFALENFDADGKWRTRQGGDGGVPIDATSELWDGTKVNGPSELRQHLLYYSPQFVRMITEKMMTFAIGRGVEYYDMPVIRQIVRDADKNNDRFSSILMGIVKSAPFQMRTKAAENAAN, encoded by the coding sequence ATGAACAAAAAAGTTCTCCCAATTGGTGCGGCGTTGCTATCCGGTCTGGTTCTGTTCGGACAAACCACGCCAACCCGCGCGCCAATCTCTGCGCCAACCGCCGAGACCGTGGCGGCGAAGCGCGCGCTGCTCGATCAATATTGTGTGACATGTCACAATGACAAAACGAAACGCGCCAATCTGACGCTCGAAAAGCTCGATCTGGCCACGGCCGGCGATCACGCCGAACTGTGGGAGAAAGTCATCCGCAAGCTTCGCGCCGGCGTCATGCCTCCCCCCGGAGTGCGCCGCCCGCCGTTGAAGGAATATGAAGGACTGCGCGATTTTCTGGAATCCGAAGTCGACCGGAAAGCCCTGGGCCGCACCAATCCCGGTTCCGTGATTCTGCATCGTCTCAATCGTACCGAATACGCCAACGTCATCCATGACCTGCTCGACATCGATATCGATCCGGCCGCTTATCTGCCGTCGGACGATGCCGCACGCGGCTTCGATAATGTCGCAGGTTCGCTGACGATTTCTCCGACCCTGCTCGAAGCGTACACGACCGCGGCGACGCGCATTGCCCGCATGGCCGTCGGCTATTGGAAGTCCCCGGCATCCGCGAGTTATATCGCGCCGGGCGACACCTCTCAGAACGAGCACATCGAAGGTCTGCCGTTCGGCACACGCGGCGGCCTGCTGGTCACCCACAACTTTCCGGCCGACGGCGAGTACAAGTTCGAGGTGCAGAACTTCGGTCTCGGCAAATACAACCCCGGCGAGAAAATCGAGATCCTGATCGACAACGAGCGCGTGGATGTCTTCGACTATGTCGGCGTTGGGCTCAGCCAGGGCATGCAGGCCGATAATGACGGCGCCATCGAGTTGACGGTTCCGATCAGGGCCGGCTCCCACAAAGTCGGAGTGACGTTCCTGGCAACGAACTACCGGCCGACACTCGATCTCATCAAGCAGTACGAACGGAAGTCGCTCGAGAACAACAGCATCCCGCAACTGCAGTACTATCCCGCGATCGGTTTCCTGAGAATTCAGGGACCATTTGAAGCATCGCGTCCGGAAAATTCGCGCAGCATGCGCAAACTCCTGATCTGTCATCCCGCTACAGCGGCTCAGGAAGAACCCTGCGCGAAACAGGTTCTCACGGCGCTGGCGCGGCGCGCGTTCCGCCGGCCCATTGACGCCCAGGACATGGAATCGCTGATGAGTTTTTACGACGATGGACGCAAGGCCGGAACCTTTGAGGACGGCATCGAACTGGCGCTTCGCCGCGTGCTGACCAGTCCTCAGTTCCTGGTGCGCGCGGAGAAGGAACCGGTCAATCTTGCCGTCGGCAAAGCGTACCGGATCAGCGATCTGGAACTGGCCAGCCGCCTGTCGTTCTTCCTCTGGAGCAGCATCCCGGACGATCAGTTGATCAACCTGGCGGCGCAGAACAGGCTCAGCAATCCCGTCGTCCTCGAACAGCAGGTCAAGCGGATGCTGGCCGATCCGAAGTCCGAAGCGCTGGTCACGAACTTCGCCGATCAATTGCTGTATCTGCGGAACCTGGCCGCGACTTCTCCCGATGGCGTCCACTATCCGGATTGGGACGACGAGTTGAGAAAGGGCTTCCGCCGCGAAACGGAACTGCTCTTTGAAAGCGTCATGCACGAGGACCGCAACGTGGTCGATCTTCTGACCGCGAACTACACCTTCGTGAACGAGCGGCTCGCCAAACACTACGGCATTCCGAATATCTACGGTGGGCAGTTCCGCCGTGTGACCCTCGGTCCCGATATGGACTATCGCAGGGGGCTGCTGGGGCAGGGAAGTTTCCTGTCGGTCACTTGGGTTCAGAATTTTCGGACCTCGCCGGTCAAGCGCGGCGTCTGGGTTCTCGAAAATATTCTCGGCACGCCGCCGCCGGAACCGCCGCCCAACGTTCCTCCGCTCGAGGACAGCGTCGCCGGCGCCGACCATATCCTCACCTTGCGCGAACAGATGACCATTCATCGCAAGAACGAGCCCTGCGCGAGCTGTCACAAGCTGATGGACCCGATCGGTTTTGCGCTCGAGAATTTCGATGCCGACGGCAAGTGGCGCACCAGGCAGGGTGGCGACGGAGGCGTTCCGATCGACGCGACCTCCGAGCTGTGGGATGGCACGAAAGTCAACGGACCTTCGGAGCTGCGGCAGCACCTGCTGTACTACTCACCGCAGTTCGTCCGCATGATCACTGAGAAGATGATGACGTTTGCGATCGGCCGCGGCGTCGAATACTACGACATGCCCGTGATCCGGCAGATCGTCCGGGATGCGGACAAGAACAACGACAGGTTTTCCTCGATCCTGATGGGGATCGTCAAGAGCGCCCCATTCCAGATGAGGACAAAAGCAGCAGAGAACGCAGCAAATTAA